TCAGCTTTCATCAGGGGGGCTCTTGCATGAGCTTAAACAGGCAGATTTCATGAGTGGTTGTGTGACAAGAACTTTCAGGTTCTTTTTTTGTCAACAATGTTCCTCCTGCAAGCAGTACAAACAGTTTTACACCGTTCTTTTCTCTCATAGAGACATCACAGGTTTCAATGGTGTTGCACTTCCCCAAATACCCACAgcttttaagaaaaaaaaaaacaaggtgtCTGTAGTGGAAAACCAAATGATACAGTCCAAGGCAAAATGAAGCACATCCAActcatttatttttaaaaaaacatcttcTTTAAGAAAAATGGTACAGAAATCATACATGGAATGATAATGAAAATGGGCTGATTAAAAAGTCACAGTTGTAACAGGATCCCTTTTCGTTCTCTGCTTAAAAACAGGTAAAGAACCCAGTGCAGGCACATTCAATAAAGAAATGATCACTACCCCATATTTACATCCATCGTAATCACTTTACAAACCTAAACTACCTCATTACCAAAACTACTTCTAAGACACCCCAACAAACCCAGAGGAAACCATCCCACCCTTGATTACTTCTTTTCACTTTTACTAAGAATTACGATCATCCCCCAAAGTGCATTTACAGCCAACCTCAAAAACAAGAATAATGCACATTCAGTGTTcttaaaaaatatttgcattaaaAACAATCTCATGTCACACTGTAACAGCAACAAAATATGTGCATCAATATAAAAAGGGTTTAATATGCCCCTCTGGTAAAAATCCAACTAAATATTTATGCAACAATCTATAATAATCCATAACATCCACTAACAGATTCCCTGAATTCTTAAAGTGGTTTTTAAATTTGTCGCCTTTGTATTCTGAAGCAAGACAATCCAAATCAAAACAATGGCTCAGTTCGAGTCTCTGATACACATGACCCTCTGTGCACTTAAACCACATTCATTCATATCCCGTGCTTCATTCATAACTCAGCCATTTCTCACTGTCATCTTCTTCCCCTCTAGGAGGCACCAGTGAGCTTCAGTGTCCAGGCCCAAGAGCAAGGCATCTCAGATGGGGAGAGCTGAGGCAAGTACACCCTCAGACCTCCAGCTGCCACCGGCTCCCATTTCAGCTCCTTGTAGCCCAACAGCGCCACCTGGGGCACAGGGATAGAAACGACATGAAGTGAAATCTATGACCTCACCTGATGTGGTATGCTCACAAAGAACCTGTGATCTGCGCACACAATAGGCAATTGAGAAACATAAGGAAGGAGTAACTCCTATCATAGCCCTGTTGTACCTCAcctctcccaccaccaccacacagctgTGGTCTAAACGTGGCCAGAAAAGATTAGTAGCTTTTGTGTTGAACATTCCAAACCATTGTATAGCCTAATGGAGATGTACTGAGCTTGAAGAAGCACTGTCtcttcaaacagaaaaaaagactcgGTGAGTGGGGCATTTTGCCACTATAGGTGGAGATTTGTAGGCGAGCAGGAAATAAGTCAGCCTTATTTGTCTAAGCTCTCATTTAACTACCAAACTTGAGATGAGCTATCTGCAAATATTAGGTTTGTCATGCAGGATCCACCCGGCTACACTTGTATGAGAAACTCTCTATGAGAAACCTGTTATCTTATTTCACTAAATAGTGAAGATATGAAAGATATTTTAAAACGTAGGAACCTCAGGCATCACCAAAAATTTTGCTAAGTGCATTTACAAAAGCACAGAAGTGTCGTCCAAAGGTGTATGCATACACAACAGAACAAATAATTCTCATCTCATTACAAAAACATCTGTGACTGATCTTCTgatcacaaacaaaacactaaaAGGTTTTGGTTACAGTGCATGTCCTGCAATCAAATCTTTTGAGGGCTTCAAGGAATCCCCCTCTCTGTCGCTATTAACCAGAGTGAGAATAGCTCATTGTGCAGCGTCTCACCTGAGTCTGACCTTCAGCGACCTTGGGTGCACCAAGAATGATAGATCCATCAGTGGGCCAGGACAGGGTGATTGCATAGATAGCTTTCTCCTGCGGTTTGGCAGTGTACCTGCATACAAATTCAGAAACACGCAACAAGCATATTAGTCATGAAGATAATGTCTAGTTACACGGATATGCAATATAAGATAAGGTCTTACATTTGTGTCCGGGGACTACaattttcaaactttttttaGAGTTATGTATCAGTTTGGACTTCCATTGCTATGCACATTTGAACTATAAATCTGAAATGCCTAACTGTTAACTGTTGACAATCTAAACAACCTTATAATCTTTTACAGCCTCTCCCATATTTATGTCTGTACATGAGGCTTGAAGAGACTATTTTTCTGTATTCAAATCTGCAGCTCACAGTTCAggttcagtttcagtttcacaAAAGGCAGTCGATATATAGTATGAGCAcaagagccaatcaaattattGGCTCAGATTGTTTATGGCAAAGCCTGAgttactatatatatatgtttcatAGCCAGGGGGGTACTCCAAGAACGTAAATGATCAACAAGCCAAGCTCATAGTAAGTGGTTAACCTTCAAGAGCCCCTTGGCTTAATTTTCCCTGCAATACAAACCCATAGGACTCTAGAGGTGTACCACTTACTCTGCATTAACTTAGCCAGACCTGTAATTCATCTTCTGACTGTGTAtgaatttttaatttttttttactgctgaCAGCAATTTGGTGTCATTCTAATATTTAGTCTTTGGATTTTAAACCAGCACTACAAAGTGTAACCAGGGATGTAAGGGTTGGTAAGAGTTTCTGAGTCTCTGACCAGATGCCAGGGGTCACGGTGTCATTCTGAGCCCTCCATGCGGTGGTGCTGTAGATGGCCTCCCCGTTGACTTTGAGCCACTGGCCCATCTGTCTCAGACGCTCCTCAAAGATGGGGGCGATGCGTCCGTCATGAGTGGGCCCCACATTGATCAGCAGATTCCCACCACAAGACACAGTCTCCACCAGTGTCTGTAAGACAGAGCATGTACATAAAGCTGTCAAGTCACTTCTATCACCTGGAATTACCCATTCTACTTATAAAAGGGCCGCCCATTTCATAACCTGTCAAGTGACTCCCTAAGATACAAGTTAGATCAACCCAGGATTGTTATAACACAGGAGTCCAAAACGGCAAAGACTGGACTAGTTCACTGGTATAAGCTTCAAACTGTGCTTGGTCATGTATTAAGTGATTTAATCTTCATTTATGGATACAAACCTCGCATAATTTACATGTAAGACTAATCAGAATGCTGAAGCTGAGTTATGGTTTAGAAAAGTTAAACTAAATCTACTCATCTCAGTTCTAACCATGAATCACAAATCATGGGCATACGCAAAGCACAAGATAAGCTGATTCAGTTGAACTCTTCTACCCAATGATTAGGCTCTTGTTACgtctgtgtggttctgtgttATTAGACAAGGAGAAGGGAATGTGACTACTAGAATATCTGTAAGGTCACTGTACCACTTTACCTTGAGTGCATTTTCAGATAAATGCTTTGTCATGATCTTATAGGACTTGCATGATCATGATCTGGTCATATATGCGTTGTCATTATCTGATGGGATACTCAAATCAAAAATCATTCATTATAGATAGAGATGCGCTAGAGAGACCCTGACTTTCTCTTTtgtgaattctctctctccagtgcacAGTTTTATACTGCACATTTGCATTCATCATTCACTAGGTCTCCTACACTTTATTACACTAATAAATACGTCCACGTCCCAGACAGCCCAAAcaaatgtgatggaaacatACCCCTTCCGAGTCAAGCACATAATCGTAACACCATCATTACAAAATGTCTCCTCATACTGCTCACCTTTATAATGTCCCAGGTGGAGAGGTAGTCCTGAAGCGTTGCCTCCCTGCGGTAGCCCCAGGACTTCTGGTCGATGGTCATGCAGTTCTCCCATTTGCGCTTGAGCAGGTGCCCAGGGTTGTAGCGGTCAGTGCAGGTATAGTAGCCTCCGTGTTTGCAGATGGTGCCGTATCCCCAGCGGTCATTGGTCACAACCGTGTCCTTCACTGGGCTGAAAAACAACCATGGTCACATGAAAGAGTTTCTGATCAGTCAATTCAAAAGACTAATACTCTCCTGCCAAAGAAACCATCTTCCCCAAAGTGCTTCTATACAGCATTCCTATTAAAATAATGCTATCAGAGGGAATGACTTAAGGTAGGGTGCCAGCAACCTTTTGCTGAGCTTTTAGACATCTGTGAGGGGGAGCCAAGTTTCCTTTAATGCAACAGTACTTTCAAATCACTGATGATCACTCAGATATAAATCCACAGGGATGACAGGCTTATAAATAGACAAAGGAGAGACAGCTTTGTTATATGTTTGTGTACTCTACTTTTTCTTTGCTTGGGGAACTGGTATTCCATGATGCATCCAAAAGCCCACATACAATATCTGCACACAGTTGTGTAAGCAAAGTCTACGGTCTTTCTATGGGCACTACACTGCGCCTTCGCagcattgaattgaatttaaaaaGAGCAACCCACACAATCACTCAGACTACCTGTCATTGTAGAGCCAGGCAAGAAAGCCAGTGCTGTTCCAGTAATAGTCTGGAGCATTTCCATCCCCGTCGGACCACAGGATCTCAGGCTTGAACTTGGTGACCAAGTCATAGAGCTCAGGCAGGGATTTGGTGGTGGGGAAGTAGTTGGTTTTGTAGCTGTTGGCTTTATCTTCTTTGAAGAGTGGGTGGAACCACTCAAAGAGGGAATGATACAGGCCCAGGTGCAGGCTGCTGCGATCTCGCAGGGCCGTGGACAACTCATCTACCAGGTCCCGCCGTGGTCCCACGTCCACTGCATTCCAGTTCCATGAATTCTTTGAGCCCCACAATGTAAAGCCTAAAGAGGTGATGCAATTATAAATAACATAATAATGTGTTGAACATATTTCTCTAAAAGGCGTCATAATGGTTTTAATAATATTTGCTCCAGTGACTTAGACATGTCAACTATATTGCAAGAGATTGCACTGTCCTCGGAgtaacttggggttaagtgccttgctaaagggcacaacggtggaagctggAAATTGAAcagacaactttcaggctactgcactcTAGTCCAGATCCatctacactaccaccacccccatACCGTCCCGGCCGGAAAAAACAATGCTACTACAACATACAAGACAAAACGGCAAAAACAAAATTGTTTATTTGGTATTTTCTTGAAGACACAATCCACAGGTCCCATCCAGTCCATAATGTGATGCACCATATCCACGAGTAGCCTAACCATTACAGATAAAAGTTGAATAGGGGATACTGCAAGTTTGTGGTTTGGTGACAAACCAaggaagtggtaaacctcctaatagaggAAGAGCTATAGCTTCATTTTTCAAACAAAGCAATGCATAATGCTCTTGTTGTTGTAAGAGGTTTACAACATACTCTGAGTTAATTTACCCAGGATtgttagactgggtaaaccagtCCAATCTGCCGAtgattggattttgccctgcagctcaggcttgaaacctgcacatttatctttCCTGTTGCCTGTCCACATTTTCTGGTCACAACTTATCCATCAGGCACGTACCTGGAtcgtctgattggttgaaggactatccaagcgcagagtcatttgaactatgcccattgagcATGCAAAAATATttagcttagtctggtgatagccaggctacaggattgtcactaaaccacatacttggaatgttgatttgttgagTATGAAAAAGTAACTTCACCTCTAACTCTAACGAGCACATGTGTTTTTATCTGGCttttgaaataaaacaaaatcaatcaatcaataaaacaatcaatcaatcaagctGTATGGATTTTCAATATGAGCTGCAAATAAACAAGtctacagacacagagagcaggggcctgtactacgaagcggggttactggcttagctgggtaacttcgagagtaagttgatcacgtgtggcgtaacttcccggttaacccgtactacgaaaggtggataggttttaacctaggtatgctgccatggcaatttacgctgcatctcaaacctgctccgagcaggttatgatcttggttaacccgaggtttgcggttaaccacaccccacaatgtcgacgtaggctacttggaagatacattattggagcgcaaattgtaagcgcctctcttcgcaaggcgagagtttttaaagaccgccagaatctttctccatataggctaatattctctatgaaagatagcctatacattctcagccgagggaattcgttgcatttgtcagctgatcgaggcaaagttgaggctataagcattggcaatataacatattttcataattaagaaatattaatgcaagctataactaggcctataaaccttctgaacgttcttgagtttcattttcacctgctgccagcggcactgccgttgcatctaaaatgttcacaggataggcatacactaaatcagtcaatggggctaaacattcaattatcctttattaatatttattaatatacatggcatgaattgtgttgcatctgtaggactcttatgaactcaaaatgtatttatttcaacacatgtcagacattccgcaagctatatcctccgtaacacataggctatttaaggaacatgaaataaaactttactttcatatatccgatctgcaatagcctacgttgccaacagccttgtcttgctttgcttgctgccgacgtatttgatgtatcgtaaagtgggttttaattcctcgcaacttttttataatcattgctcaTTCCTAATGCGTAAAAtagcgtgatcgcgtcatcattaaaagcggtgatttgcgctgcaacccgcccattttatgtgaacgcgcaccaactccgatgaggttaaccccagttcaacaaatcaacttcttactcagcgtcgtagtaccgattaacaccaatgaagataaccaggttttgtcaaccccggtttagcaaagtaaccctgggttacatctgggtaggttgagctcccttcgtagtacaggcccctggtcCCAACGTCCAACCCTGAGATTTAGATCTATACATGTTGAAATGCTATTTTTATTCATTGTAAGAAAACTCTCACCTTCGTGGTGCTTTGTAGTAAGAACGATGTATTTTGCTCCCGATGAAGCAAATATGTCCACCCATTGATTGGCATCAAAAAACTCTGCTGTAAACATGGGTGCAAAGTCACCATACGTGAAGCCAGGAGGATAGTTCTTATTCATGAAGTCAACGTAGTGTGGAATTTTCCTGCCCTGCCAATACCACCTGCAAATCGTTCAGTGTTAAGTCTCCAACTTAATAGACTGAATAGCTGAATCAAAACCAAAAGGTTGATTATATTGATAATCACTTACCAAAACCATTCACTCCCAAAA
The genomic region above belongs to Sardina pilchardus chromosome 20, fSarPil1.1, whole genome shotgun sequence and contains:
- the fuca2 gene encoding plasma alpha-L-fucosidase: MIVKSYDICFPSTSQFVVTMAVVHRVGFVFLLFMVTYCTCRYEPTWESIDSRPLPGWYDEAKVGIFIHWGVFSVPSFGSEWFWWYWQGRKIPHYVDFMNKNYPPGFTYGDFAPMFTAEFFDANQWVDIFASSGAKYIVLTTKHHEGFTLWGSKNSWNWNAVDVGPRRDLVDELSTALRDRSSLHLGLYHSLFEWFHPLFKEDKANSYKTNYFPTTKSLPELYDLVTKFKPEILWSDGDGNAPDYYWNSTGFLAWLYNDSPVKDTVVTNDRWGYGTICKHGGYYTCTDRYNPGHLLKRKWENCMTIDQKSWGYRREATLQDYLSTWDIIKTLVETVSCGGNLLINVGPTHDGRIAPIFEERLRQMGQWLKVNGEAIYSTTAWRAQNDTVTPGIWYTAKPQEKAIYAITLSWPTDGSIILGAPKVAEGQTQVALLGYKELKWEPVAAGGLRVYLPQLSPSEMPCSWAWTLKLTGAS